A part of Tardiphaga sp. vice304 genomic DNA contains:
- a CDS encoding PQQ-dependent sugar dehydrogenase — MKTPVVWVTATLTAAIVITLSFLIATTSRGETIAFASSAGRLEVQTVASGLVDPWALALLPDGRMLVTERPGRMRLVTSQGQLSSPLKGVPAVWASGQGGLLDVITDRGFAENNTVYFCYSERSGSGGRTAVARGRLVDGTAPALDQVQVIFRQDGPLSSGSHYGCRIVQASDGNLFVTLGDHFSFRDEAQNLGNHLGKLIRIAPDGQVPKDNPFVGRDGAKPEIWSYGHRNPQSLATNPANGELWEIEHGPRGGDEVNIIGRAKNYGWPVIGFGIDYSGAKIHEATAKDGMEQPIKYWVPSIAPSGMAFYTGELFPAWRGSLFTGALGGQMLVRLSLQGNAVTGEERLLRNLNERIRDVRQGPDGALYLLTDSSAGRILRVVPAKW, encoded by the coding sequence ATGAAGACCCCCGTGGTCTGGGTTACCGCGACGCTGACGGCCGCGATCGTAATCACCCTGAGTTTCCTGATCGCCACCACGTCGCGTGGCGAGACGATTGCGTTCGCCTCCTCGGCCGGCCGCCTCGAGGTGCAGACGGTGGCCTCCGGACTGGTCGATCCATGGGCGCTGGCGTTGCTGCCGGATGGCCGCATGCTGGTGACCGAGCGCCCCGGGCGGATGCGCCTGGTAACGTCGCAGGGCCAGCTGTCCTCGCCGCTGAAAGGCGTGCCGGCGGTCTGGGCCAGCGGCCAGGGCGGGCTGCTCGACGTCATCACCGACCGCGGCTTCGCTGAGAACAACACCGTATACTTCTGCTATTCCGAGCGCAGCGGCAGCGGCGGACGCACCGCGGTGGCGCGCGGCCGGCTGGTCGACGGCACGGCACCCGCGCTCGACCAGGTGCAGGTGATCTTTCGCCAGGATGGCCCGCTGTCGTCCGGCAGCCATTATGGCTGCCGGATCGTGCAGGCCAGTGACGGCAACCTGTTCGTCACGCTCGGCGACCATTTCAGCTTCCGCGACGAGGCACAGAACCTCGGCAATCATCTCGGCAAGCTGATCCGCATCGCGCCCGATGGCCAGGTACCGAAAGACAATCCCTTCGTCGGCCGCGACGGCGCGAAGCCCGAGATCTGGAGCTACGGCCACCGCAATCCGCAGAGCCTCGCCACCAACCCGGCCAACGGCGAACTGTGGGAGATCGAGCACGGCCCGCGCGGCGGCGACGAGGTCAACATCATCGGCCGGGCCAAGAACTACGGCTGGCCGGTCATCGGCTTCGGCATCGACTATTCCGGTGCCAAAATACACGAGGCCACGGCGAAGGACGGCATGGAGCAGCCGATCAAATATTGGGTGCCATCGATCGCGCCTTCCGGCATGGCGTTCTATACCGGCGAGCTGTTTCCGGCCTGGCGCGGCAGCCTGTTCACCGGCGCGCTCGGCGGCCAGATGCTGGTGCGGCTGTCGTTGCAGGGCAACGCCGTGACCGGCGAAGAGCGCCTATTGCGAAATCTCAACGAGCGCATCCGAGACGTCCGGCAGGGACCGGACGGCGCGCTCTATCTGCTGACGGATAGTTCCGCGGGGCGGATTCTTCGCGTGGTGCCGGCGAAGTGGTAG
- a CDS encoding PAS-domain containing protein, translated as MQFDWTLLFHPALATAFALFAVVGGAVAIRNRLLKARQRDLERRATADRLSAALDRIDIGVVLLNADTRAEFINRAFRAQFRLPDAKADSKPPLIALMYHCRDNHAFELPEDEVEGFVASRVEMIRAGDPTPMNLRLANGEVLRLSCTALPDGGRMLSCTPVTDLVRRNDDRAHRDHYLSVRDTGDLFAERHLDAAE; from the coding sequence ATGCAGTTCGACTGGACCTTGCTTTTCCACCCTGCTCTGGCCACGGCGTTCGCGCTGTTTGCCGTCGTCGGCGGTGCCGTCGCCATTCGAAACCGCCTGCTGAAGGCGCGACAGCGCGACCTCGAGCGCCGTGCCACCGCCGACAGATTGTCCGCCGCGCTTGACCGGATCGACATCGGAGTCGTGCTGCTCAATGCCGACACCCGCGCCGAATTCATCAACCGCGCCTTCCGCGCGCAATTCCGCCTGCCCGACGCCAAGGCCGACAGCAAGCCGCCGCTGATCGCGCTGATGTATCACTGCCGCGACAACCACGCGTTCGAACTGCCGGAAGACGAGGTCGAAGGCTTCGTGGCCAGCCGCGTCGAAATGATCCGCGCCGGCGACCCGACGCCGATGAATCTGCGCCTCGCCAATGGTGAGGTGCTGCGGCTGAGCTGCACCGCGCTGCCCGATGGCGGCCGCATGCTGAGTTGCACGCCGGTCACCGACCTGGTCCGGCGCAACGATGACCGCGCTCACCGCGATCATTATCTGTCGGTCCGCGACACCGGCGATCTGTTCGCCGAACGCCATCTGGATGCGGCGGAGTAA
- a CDS encoding pyridoxal phosphate-dependent aminotransferase, protein MSFLSAALDRVKPSATIAVSDKARQLKAAGRNVIGLGAGEPDFDTPANIKLAAIHAIEAGKTKYTAVDGIPELKDAIIAKFSRENGLTYAPNQIIVGTGGKQVLYNAFMATLNPGDEVIIPAPYWVSYPEMVALAGGTSVPVVCTADFNFKLQASALEAAITPKTKWVILCSPSNPTGAAYSRAELKALTDVLVRHPQVWVLTDDMYEHLTYDDFVFTTPAQVEPKLFDRTLTVNGVSKAYCMTGWRIGYAGGPAPLIKAMATIQSQSTSNPCSIAQWAAVEALNGPQEFIPANNAVFKERRDLVVAMLNQANGIHCPRPEGAFYVYPSCAGTIGKTAPSGKVLENDEDFVTELLESEGVAVVQGSAFGLGPAFRISYATKTSDLEDACGRIQRFCANLR, encoded by the coding sequence ATGTCGTTTTTGTCCGCTGCGCTTGATCGTGTGAAGCCGTCCGCAACCATTGCGGTGTCGGACAAAGCACGTCAGCTCAAAGCAGCCGGTCGCAACGTCATTGGCCTTGGCGCCGGCGAGCCCGATTTCGATACCCCCGCCAACATCAAGCTGGCGGCGATCCACGCCATCGAAGCCGGCAAGACCAAGTATACCGCCGTCGACGGCATCCCCGAGCTGAAGGACGCGATCATCGCGAAGTTCAGCCGTGAGAACGGCCTGACCTATGCGCCGAACCAGATCATCGTCGGTACCGGCGGCAAGCAGGTCCTGTACAATGCGTTCATGGCGACGCTGAACCCCGGCGACGAGGTCATCATCCCGGCGCCGTATTGGGTCAGCTATCCCGAGATGGTGGCGCTGGCCGGTGGCACCTCGGTGCCCGTGGTCTGCACTGCCGACTTCAATTTCAAGCTGCAGGCCTCTGCACTGGAAGCCGCGATCACGCCGAAGACCAAATGGGTGATCCTGTGCTCGCCGTCGAACCCGACCGGGGCGGCCTATTCGCGGGCCGAGCTGAAGGCGCTGACCGACGTGCTGGTCCGGCATCCGCAGGTCTGGGTGCTGACCGACGACATGTATGAGCACTTAACCTATGACGACTTCGTCTTCACCACCCCGGCGCAGGTCGAGCCGAAATTGTTCGATCGCACGTTGACGGTGAACGGCGTCTCCAAGGCCTATTGCATGACCGGCTGGCGCATCGGCTACGCCGGCGGCCCGGCGCCGCTGATCAAGGCGATGGCCACGATCCAGTCGCAGTCGACCTCGAACCCGTGCTCGATTGCGCAGTGGGCGGCGGTCGAGGCCCTCAACGGTCCGCAGGAATTCATCCCGGCCAACAATGCGGTGTTCAAGGAACGCCGCGATCTGGTCGTCGCCATGCTCAACCAGGCCAACGGCATTCATTGCCCGCGTCCGGAAGGCGCGTTCTACGTGTATCCGTCCTGCGCGGGTACCATCGGCAAGACCGCGCCGTCGGGCAAGGTGCTGGAGAACGATGAGGACTTTGTCACCGAACTGCTAGAGAGTGAAGGCGTCGCGGTGGTGCAGGGGTCGGCTTTCGGCCTCGGCCCGGCATTCCGGATTTCCTACGCGACCAAAACGTCGGATCTGGAAGACGCCTGCGGCCGTATTCAGCGGTTTTGTGCCAACCTTCGGTAA
- a CDS encoding SDR family oxidoreductase encodes MTHSALVVGASGIVGNNLARHLVGKGWNVHGLARRPSAIDGVTAVAADLLDPGSLRTALAEVRPSHVFLTTWMRQNTEAENIKVNGAMVRNLLDALSPGKSVQHVALVTGLKHYLGPFEAYGKGTLPATPFREEQPRLEVENFYYAQEDEVFGAAKRDGFGWSVHRPHTIIGYAVGNAMNMGVTLAVYATICKATGRPFVFPGSAMQWNGLTDMTDARLLAKHLAWASTTEAARNQAFNVVNGDVFRWSWMWPRIAEWFGIEAAPFPDKVTPLETQLADAAPVWADIAKKHGLAESDLGVVSSAWHTDADLGRPIEVVTDMGKSRKLGFLDYQPTEDSFFELFVRLRSEKIIP; translated from the coding sequence ATGACACATTCAGCACTCGTGGTCGGTGCCAGCGGCATCGTCGGCAACAATCTCGCGCGGCATCTGGTCGGCAAGGGGTGGAATGTCCACGGCCTTGCAAGGCGGCCGTCGGCCATCGACGGCGTAACGGCGGTTGCGGCCGACCTGCTCGATCCCGGCTCGCTGCGCACGGCGTTGGCCGAGGTCCGGCCCAGCCATGTCTTTCTCACCACCTGGATGCGGCAGAATACGGAAGCCGAGAACATCAAGGTCAACGGCGCCATGGTGCGCAACCTGCTCGACGCGCTGTCGCCGGGCAAATCGGTGCAGCACGTCGCGCTGGTGACGGGATTGAAACACTACCTCGGACCGTTCGAGGCCTATGGCAAGGGCACGCTGCCGGCGACGCCGTTCCGCGAGGAGCAGCCGCGGCTGGAAGTTGAAAACTTCTACTATGCGCAGGAAGACGAAGTGTTCGGCGCGGCGAAGCGCGACGGCTTCGGATGGAGCGTGCACCGGCCGCACACCATCATCGGCTATGCCGTCGGCAATGCGATGAACATGGGCGTCACGCTCGCGGTCTATGCCACGATCTGCAAGGCCACGGGGCGCCCCTTCGTGTTTCCGGGTTCGGCGATGCAGTGGAATGGGCTCACCGACATGACCGATGCGCGGCTGCTGGCGAAGCACCTCGCCTGGGCCTCGACCACCGAGGCCGCGCGCAACCAGGCCTTCAACGTCGTCAATGGCGACGTATTTCGCTGGAGCTGGATGTGGCCGCGGATTGCCGAATGGTTCGGCATCGAGGCGGCCCCGTTCCCGGACAAGGTGACGCCGCTGGAAACGCAACTCGCCGACGCAGCCCCGGTCTGGGCCGACATCGCGAAGAAGCATGGCCTGGCGGAGAGCGATCTCGGCGTGGTGTCGTCGGCATGGCACACCGACGCCGATCTTGGCCGGCCGATCGAGGTCGTCACCGACATGGGCAAGAGCCGCAAGCTCGGCTTTCTCGACTATCAGCCGACCGAAGACAGCTTCTTCGAGCTGTTTGTGCGGCTGCGGTCAGAGAAGATCATTCCGTAG
- a CDS encoding DMT family protein, with protein sequence MPFTIPPLVLPILMLFASNVFMTFAWYGHLKFKGASLPLVIMVSWGIAFFEYWLAVPANRWGSEVYNAAQLKTMQEVITLVVFAAFSVLYLKEPLGWNHALGFAFIALGAFFIFHKWS encoded by the coding sequence ATGCCATTCACCATTCCGCCGCTAGTGCTGCCGATCCTGATGCTGTTTGCCTCGAACGTGTTCATGACCTTCGCCTGGTACGGCCATCTGAAGTTCAAGGGCGCCTCGCTGCCGCTGGTCATCATGGTGAGCTGGGGCATCGCGTTCTTCGAATACTGGCTGGCGGTGCCGGCCAATCGCTGGGGCAGCGAGGTCTATAACGCCGCGCAGTTGAAGACGATGCAGGAGGTGATCACGCTGGTCGTATTCGCGGCGTTTTCGGTTCTGTACCTCAAAGAACCGCTTGGCTGGAATCACGCGCTCGGCTTCGCCTTCATCGCGCTCGGCGCGTTTTTTATCTTCCACAAATGGTCGTGA
- a CDS encoding glutathione S-transferase family protein — protein MYKLYSMQRSGNSYKVRLALAFLDAPYRAIEVDILRGESRTPEFLAKNPSGQVPLLEIDDGRYLAESNAILWYVAIGTSLAPDSRMDRAETLQWMFFEQHALEPNLGAAYFWLCLVRGGRDLQTHALEDWMERGYAALQVMEDHLQTNDFFAAGQLTIADIALYGYTHVAEQCDFDLDSFPAVRRWLRRVEQSPGFVAMDWRPADAEFDTLDLAAEA, from the coding sequence ATGTACAAGCTCTATTCGATGCAGCGCTCCGGCAATAGCTACAAGGTCCGCCTTGCGCTGGCGTTTTTGGACGCGCCCTATCGCGCCATCGAGGTCGATATTCTACGCGGTGAAAGCCGCACGCCGGAATTCCTTGCCAAGAATCCGAGCGGCCAGGTACCGCTGCTCGAAATCGATGACGGCCGCTACCTCGCCGAATCAAACGCCATCCTGTGGTACGTCGCGATCGGCACCTCGCTGGCGCCGGATTCGCGGATGGACCGCGCCGAGACGCTGCAGTGGATGTTCTTCGAGCAGCACGCGCTGGAGCCGAACCTCGGCGCCGCGTATTTCTGGCTGTGCCTGGTGCGCGGCGGCCGCGACCTGCAGACCCACGCGCTGGAAGACTGGATGGAGCGCGGCTATGCGGCGCTGCAGGTGATGGAAGACCATCTCCAGACCAACGACTTCTTCGCCGCAGGCCAGCTGACCATCGCGGACATCGCTCTGTACGGCTACACCCATGTCGCCGAGCAGTGCGATTTCGACCTCGACAGTTTCCCCGCGGTGCGTCGCTGGTTGCGCCGCGTCGAGCAGTCGCCGGGCTTCGTGGCCATGGACTGGCGGCCGGCCGACGCGGAGTTCGACACGCTCGACCTGGCCGCCGAGGCTTAA
- a CDS encoding lysophospholipid acyltransferase family protein — MIRFAFALAALAIVILVLVPFQWLGLALGWPIQRRIPHLFHRAFCRLAGVRIREVGTRTADTPVLILANHVSWLDICVIGALAPVVFIAKSEVATWPVFGFLARLQRTIFIERERRQKTGAATQEIGDRLLGGDAVVLFAEGTSSDGIRILPFRSALIGAVHHALGESVHHNEIIVQPLSLAYVGFGGLPVGRALRDNVAWYGDADLIPHFIGILKAGATDITVTWGEATAYDMSADRKAIAREAERSVRRMTSAALRAGAPKQAALPAPEQAAADATPAVA; from the coding sequence ATGATCCGCTTCGCCTTTGCTCTTGCCGCCCTTGCCATCGTCATCCTGGTGCTGGTGCCGTTCCAGTGGCTCGGCCTCGCGCTGGGCTGGCCGATCCAGCGCCGCATCCCGCATCTGTTCCACCGCGCCTTCTGCCGCCTCGCCGGCGTCCGCATCCGCGAGGTCGGCACCCGCACGGCGGACACGCCGGTGCTGATCCTCGCCAATCACGTCTCCTGGCTCGACATCTGCGTGATCGGCGCACTCGCGCCGGTGGTGTTCATCGCCAAGAGCGAGGTCGCGACCTGGCCGGTGTTCGGCTTTCTGGCGCGGCTGCAGCGCACCATCTTCATCGAGCGCGAGCGCCGGCAGAAGACCGGCGCGGCCACGCAGGAAATCGGCGACCGGTTGCTGGGTGGCGACGCCGTGGTGTTGTTCGCCGAGGGCACCTCGAGCGACGGCATCCGCATCCTGCCGTTTCGCTCGGCGCTGATCGGCGCCGTGCATCACGCGCTCGGCGAGTCCGTGCATCACAACGAGATCATCGTGCAGCCGCTGTCGCTGGCCTATGTCGGCTTCGGCGGTTTGCCTGTGGGCCGGGCGCTACGCGACAATGTGGCATGGTATGGCGACGCGGACCTGATCCCGCATTTCATCGGCATTTTGAAAGCCGGTGCTACCGACATCACCGTGACCTGGGGCGAAGCCACCGCCTACGACATGAGCGCCGACCGCAAGGCGATCGCGCGCGAGGCCGAACGCAGCGTGCGGCGGATGACCTCGGCCGCGCTGCGTGCCGGCGCGCCGAAGCAAGCCGCGTTGCCCGCGCCGGAGCAGGCCGCTGCGGACGCCACCCCTGCGGTCGCCTGA